CACCTGAAGCGGGTGATCCGGTGGCAGGCGGAGACGCTGGCGAGTTAGCCGGGCAGTCCCATGGCATGGATTCTCGCGATCGGCGTTTGCGCGTTCCTCTACTGGATCACGAGGCGAGCTCGCGAACATGCCGCCGAGCATGCCGCAACCGGTGTGCTGCGCTCGCCGCTGTACTGGTCGGCTGCGGCCCTCACGATGACGTTGCTGGGCCTCGTCCTCTACATGGCCCATCTCGGGCACGAGGGGCCGATTCCGTGGCCGTTCTGGCCGCTCGCGGGCATCCTGATCATCGCCATCCTGCTGCTGCGTCGCGCCTTGAAGTGGCGATACCCGGTCTAGTCCCGCCAACCGACCGTCCGCACCAAGCGCAAGATTTTCCAAGAGCGTCCGACCTCGCCTCGACTAGCTTCGGCTCCGGCGCGCGCCAGTTGCGGCGCGCTTCGCAAATGGAGACTGACATGTACGACCACATCGGACTTCGCGTTGCCGACCTCGACGCCGCCACGCGCTTCTACAGCGCTGTGCTGGCGCCACTCGGCCATGTCCTGTGCTCGAGCGGCGACGGCTATGCCGGCTTCGGCCCGAAGGGCGAGCCGGCGCTCTGGCTGCATCTCAACAAGGGGCGGAAGGCCGACGGCGTCCACATCGCCTTCCGCGCTGGGGATCATGACGCGGTGAAGGCATTCCACAGTGCGGGCCTGAAGAGCGGCGGTCGCGACAATGGCGGCGCCGGTCCGCGCAAGGATTACAGCCCGACCTATTATTCGGCGTTTTTGATCGATCCCGATGGCAACAATGTCGAGGCGGTTTGCAGCTAAGCATTTGCCGCTTGCTCCGTCATTGCGAGGAGCGCGACAAAATTGCGCAGCAATTTTGCGCAGGTGCGACGAAGCAATCCAGACTGTCTCCGTGGAGACATCGCTGGATTGCTTTGCTAGCGCTCGCAACGACGGATTTTTTGGCCAACACCTAACGTAATCAAGGACACCATTATGGCTTCCATCCACAATGACATTCCCCTCCCCGTCCCCGCGCGCGACGTCTGGGATGCGGTGCGCGATTTCGGCGCGCTGCATCAGCGGCTGGTGCCGGGCTTCGTCACCGCCTGCACGCGCGATGGCGATGCACGCATCGTCACCTTCGCCAACGGCTCGGTGGCGCGCGAGGTGCTGGTCGATTGCGACGATGCGCGCCAGCGTCTCGTCTACGCCATCAACAACGAGCGACTGATGCATTACAGCGCTTCGGTGCAGGTGATTGCCGACGGTGAGGC
This genomic stretch from Bradyrhizobium sp. CCGB12 harbors:
- a CDS encoding VOC family protein, encoding MYDHIGLRVADLDAATRFYSAVLAPLGHVLCSSGDGYAGFGPKGEPALWLHLNKGRKADGVHIAFRAGDHDAVKAFHSAGLKSGGRDNGGAGPRKDYSPTYYSAFLIDPDGNNVEAVCS
- a CDS encoding SRPBCC family protein — translated: MASIHNDIPLPVPARDVWDAVRDFGALHQRLVPGFVTACTRDGDARIVTFANGSVAREVLVDCDDARQRLVYAINNERLMHYSASVQVIADGEARCRLVWTIDMLPNELASYVQEQTGEAVIALHRAFPPAAA